From the genome of Helicobacter sp. 12S02232-10, one region includes:
- the minD gene encoding septum site-determining protein MinD yields the protein MAEVITITSGKGGVGKSTATANIAVGLAQSGKKVVAVDFDIGLRNLDMILGLENRIVYDVVDVMEGKCNLSQALINDKKTKNLYFLPASQSKDKNVLDKQKVKTLIENLKKEFDYILLDSPAGIEGGFEHAIFWADRALVIVTPEVSSVRDSDRVIGIIDAKSDKAKNGSEVQKHIIINRLKPELVEKGEMLSNEDVLNILALPLIGLVPEDNKVVSATNSGEPVIYGKSPSGEAYKRIVKRVLGEEVAFPELKSQSGFLGAFKRLFQ from the coding sequence ATGGCTGAGGTAATTACGATAACTTCGGGCAAAGGCGGGGTTGGAAAAAGCACGGCGACAGCCAATATCGCCGTAGGTTTGGCCCAAAGTGGTAAGAAAGTTGTGGCCGTAGATTTTGATATCGGTCTGCGAAATTTGGATATGATTTTGGGATTGGAAAATCGCATCGTATATGATGTGGTGGATGTGATGGAGGGAAAATGCAATCTTTCTCAAGCTCTAATCAATGATAAGAAAACAAAAAATCTTTATTTTCTCCCAGCTTCTCAAAGCAAAGACAAAAACGTTTTAGATAAACAAAAGGTTAAAACCCTTATAGAAAATTTGAAAAAGGAATTTGATTATATTTTACTTGATTCCCCTGCTGGCATTGAAGGGGGGTTTGAGCACGCAATTTTTTGGGCGGATCGTGCCCTTGTGATTGTGACTCCTGAAGTGAGTTCGGTACGCGATAGCGATAGGGTGATTGGTATTATTGATGCAAAATCAGATAAGGCTAAAAATGGTTCTGAAGTCCAAAAACATATTATTATCAATCGTTTGAAGCCTGAATTGGTAGAAAAAGGCGAAATGCTTTCAAATGAAGATGTTTTAAATATCCTTGCTCTTCCTCTTATCGGTCTTGTTCCTGAAGATAATAAGGTTGTTTCAGCAACCAATTCGGGCGAACCTGTGATTTATGGTAAAAGTCCAAGCGGAGAAGCTTATAAGAGAATCGTGAAGCGCGTGTTGGGAGAGGAGGTCGCTTTTCCCGAGTTAAAATCGCAAAGCGGTTTTTTAGGAGCTTTTAAAAGGTTGTTCCAATGA
- the ilvC gene encoding ketol-acid reductoisomerase, translated as MALKVYYDKDCNLALIQKKKVAIIGFGSQGHAHAENLRDSGVEVVIGLYKGGKSWGKAEAKNFKVLEVSQATEWADVIMILIPDELQADVFERDIAPSLKKDKIIAFGHGFNIHFGQIKAPNGVGVIMIAPKAPGHTVRSEFVNGGGIPDLIAVEQDTEKGDAKEIALSYASAIGGGRSGIIETTFKDETETDLFGEQAVLCGGVSALVKAGFETLIEAGYPEEMAYFECLHELKLIVDLIYQGGLADMRYSISNTAEYGDMVSGPRVIGEESKKAMKRILKDIQDGKFAKDFILERKAGYARMNAERKNLSEHKVEKVGERLRAMMPWIGVNRLVDKSKN; from the coding sequence ATGGCGTTAAAAGTTTATTATGACAAAGATTGCAATTTGGCTTTGATCCAAAAGAAAAAAGTGGCCATCATAGGTTTTGGTTCTCAAGGACACGCTCACGCGGAGAATCTTAGGGATAGTGGTGTTGAAGTTGTTATTGGGCTTTATAAAGGCGGTAAAAGTTGGGGTAAGGCAGAAGCCAAAAACTTTAAGGTGCTTGAAGTTTCTCAAGCTACAGAGTGGGCTGATGTGATTATGATTCTTATCCCTGATGAACTTCAGGCTGATGTTTTTGAAAGAGATATCGCCCCCAGTTTAAAGAAAGATAAGATCATTGCTTTTGGACACGGGTTTAATATTCATTTCGGACAGATCAAGGCTCCAAATGGCGTAGGCGTGATTATGATCGCACCAAAAGCTCCTGGACATACCGTTAGGAGCGAGTTTGTCAATGGTGGGGGGATTCCTGATCTGATTGCAGTGGAGCAAGATACTGAAAAAGGGGATGCTAAAGAAATTGCTTTAAGTTATGCGAGTGCGATTGGTGGTGGAAGAAGTGGGATTATTGAAACCACTTTTAAAGATGAAACCGAAACCGATCTTTTTGGCGAACAAGCGGTTTTATGCGGGGGTGTGAGCGCGCTTGTAAAAGCAGGATTTGAAACGCTTATCGAAGCGGGTTATCCCGAAGAGATGGCTTATTTTGAATGTTTGCACGAATTAAAGCTGATTGTAGATTTGATCTATCAAGGAGGATTAGCTGATATGCGTTATTCAATCTCAAATACTGCAGAATATGGGGATATGGTCAGTGGTCCTAGAGTGATTGGAGAAGAATCTAAAAAGGCAATGAAAAGAATCTTGAAAGATATTCAAGATGGAAAATTTGCTAAAGATTTTATTTTAGAAAGAAAAGCCGGTTATGCCAGAATGAATGCCGAAAGAAAAAATTTGAGCGAACATAAGGTTGAGAAAGTAGGCGAACGTTTGCGGGCAATGATGCCTTGGATCGGCGTAAATAGGCTTGTAGATAAAAGCAAGAATTAA